A single region of the Candidatus Kryptoniota bacterium genome encodes:
- the rplB gene encoding 50S ribosomal protein L2 has product MGLKKLKPMTPATRFYVVSTFEEVTKTKPEKSLIVPLKSSGGRNNQGRITSRHRGGAHKKFYRIIDFKRDKVGIDAKVAAVEYDPNRNARIALLHYRDGDKRYIIAPDGLKVGDILQTGEAAEIKVGNSIPLKNIPVGTTINNVEMKAGKGAQLARSAGNSAQLVAKEGNYATLRLPSGEMRMIRTECKATIGVVSNAEYENISWGKAGRLRWLGVRPQSRGVVMNPVDHPHGGGEGKSPQGNPHPVSPWGWKTKGKKTRKRNKPSNKYIVKRKR; this is encoded by the coding sequence ATGGGTTTGAAAAAATTAAAACCGATGACGCCCGCGACGCGGTTCTACGTGGTCTCGACATTCGAAGAGGTGACGAAGACAAAGCCGGAGAAATCGCTCATCGTTCCGTTGAAAAGCAGCGGCGGGAGAAATAACCAGGGACGAATCACATCACGTCACCGCGGCGGAGCCCATAAGAAGTTTTATAGAATTATCGATTTCAAGCGGGACAAGGTTGGAATTGACGCGAAAGTCGCCGCCGTAGAATATGATCCCAACAGGAATGCGAGAATTGCACTTCTCCATTACCGTGACGGAGACAAGCGTTACATCATTGCCCCCGACGGACTGAAGGTCGGCGATATTCTCCAGACCGGAGAGGCCGCTGAGATCAAGGTAGGGAACTCGATCCCGCTTAAGAATATTCCCGTCGGCACGACAATCAATAACGTCGAGATGAAAGCCGGCAAAGGTGCACAGCTCGCCAGAAGCGCCGGCAATTCCGCGCAGCTCGTCGCAAAAGAAGGCAACTACGCAACACTCAGGCTTCCTTCCGGCGAGATGAGGATGATAAGGACTGAATGCAAAGCGACCATCGGCGTGGTCAGTAATGCTGAGTACGAGAATATCAGCTGGGGAAAAGCCGGACGACTCCGCTGGCTCGGTGTAAGACCTCAGTCGCGTGGAGTGGTTATGAACCCTGTCGATCACCCGCACGGCGGTGGCGAAGGAAAATCTCCCCAGGGAAATCCTCATCCGGTTTCGCCATGGGGATGGAAGACGAAGGGTAAAAAGACACGAAAGAGAAACAAGCCGTCCAACAAGTATATAGTGAAACGAAAAAGATAA
- the rpsS gene encoding 30S ribosomal protein S19: MARSLKKGVFVDPKLLKKVEDLNKKNQKKVIKTWARDTMIVPDFVGHTFAVHNGNKFIPVYIIEAMVGHRLGEFAATRTFRTHPGLKSEKAATPAE, from the coding sequence ATGGCGCGTTCGTTAAAAAAAGGTGTGTTCGTCGATCCGAAACTTCTCAAGAAAGTGGAGGATCTGAACAAAAAGAACCAGAAGAAGGTGATCAAAACGTGGGCCCGTGACACGATGATCGTCCCGGATTTTGTGGGGCATACTTTTGCGGTTCATAACGGAAACAAATTCATACCGGTGTACATCATCGAGGCGATGGTTGGGCACAGGCTCGGGGAGTTTGCCGCAACACGCACCTTCAGGACGCATCCCGGTCTCAAATCAGAAAAAGCCGCGACGCCCGCAGAGTAA
- the rplV gene encoding 50S ribosomal protein L22, with protein sequence MESRAVAKYIGSSPRKMRLVVDLIRGKSVGQALSILHFSPKHASKDAEKALRSAVSNIMNREDVGKLDEESLFVKEIFVDGGPAAKRVLPAPQGRAYRIRKRSNHITVVVATKE encoded by the coding sequence ATGGAATCACGTGCTGTCGCAAAGTATATCGGTTCGTCTCCGAGAAAGATGAGATTGGTAGTAGATCTCATCCGCGGAAAGAGCGTCGGACAGGCGCTTTCAATTCTTCATTTTTCCCCGAAGCATGCATCGAAAGATGCGGAGAAGGCGCTGCGTTCTGCCGTCTCAAATATCATGAACCGGGAAGATGTCGGTAAGCTCGACGAAGAGAGCCTGTTCGTGAAGGAAATATTTGTTGACGGCGGACCGGCTGCGAAAAGAGTTTTGCCTGCACCCCAGGGACGCGCGTACAGGATACGAAAAAGAAGCAACCATATCACGGTTGTAGTGGCAACGAAAGAATGA
- the rpsC gene encoding 30S ribosomal protein S3, with product MGQKTNPIGFRLGITRDWDSTWFERKGYSALLTEDERVRNYLRSRLNKAGVSRLVIERKGSQMTVSIHTSRPGIVIGKSGKDVNQLEAELKKLTGREAVKIKTFEIKRPELDAYLVAENIATQLEGRINFRRAMKNAITSASRMGAEGIRVMCAGRLGGSEIARTEQYREGRVPLHTLRADIDYASVAARTIYGLIGVKVWICRGEVYGPLPR from the coding sequence TTGGGACAAAAGACTAATCCTATCGGCTTCAGACTTGGCATTACACGCGACTGGGATTCGACCTGGTTCGAGCGAAAAGGATATTCCGCGCTTCTCACGGAAGATGAAAGAGTGAGGAACTATCTGCGCAGTCGATTGAACAAGGCGGGAGTCTCCCGACTTGTAATCGAACGGAAAGGAAGCCAGATGACGGTCTCCATTCACACAAGCCGTCCCGGGATTGTCATAGGTAAAAGTGGAAAAGACGTGAATCAGCTTGAGGCCGAATTGAAGAAACTTACCGGACGGGAAGCTGTCAAAATAAAGACTTTTGAGATAAAACGCCCTGAACTCGATGCGTACCTGGTTGCCGAAAACATCGCAACTCAGCTCGAGGGAAGAATAAATTTCCGTCGTGCGATGAAGAACGCGATCACATCAGCTTCCAGGATGGGAGCAGAAGGTATCCGCGTCATGTGCGCGGGCCGGCTCGGCGGGTCGGAAATTGCCCGCACTGAACAGTACCGCGAAGGAAGGGTCCCTCTTCACACGCTTCGCGCCGACATCGATTACGCCAGCGTGGCGGCCAGAACGATTTACGGCTTGATCGGCGTAAAGGTTTGGATTTGCCGCGGCGAAGTTTACGGACCGCTGCCCAGATAA
- the rplP gene encoding 50S ribosomal protein L16: MLMPKRVKYRKTQRGRMRGKALRGSTVAFGDFGLKALEPGWITARQIEAARVALTRQMKRDGRIWIRIFPDKPVTKKPAETRMGKGKGMPEFWVAVVKPGRVMFEVGGVAGPLAQAALRLAAHKLPIKTKFVVRMDYED; this comes from the coding sequence ATGTTAATGCCAAAGAGAGTTAAGTACAGAAAAACCCAGAGGGGAAGGATGCGCGGCAAGGCCCTGCGGGGAAGCACCGTAGCATTCGGCGACTTCGGTCTGAAGGCGCTCGAGCCCGGGTGGATAACTGCACGGCAGATTGAAGCGGCGCGCGTCGCGCTGACAAGACAGATGAAACGCGACGGAAGAATCTGGATCAGGATATTTCCCGATAAGCCCGTGACAAAAAAGCCGGCCGAGACGAGAATGGGAAAAGGAAAAGGCATGCCCGAGTTCTGGGTCGCTGTCGTGAAACCGGGCAGAGTCATGTTCGAAGTCGGAGGAGTTGCAGGACCTCTCGCGCAAGCGGCACTCAGGCTTGCTGCTCACAAGCTCCCGATAAAAACGAAATTTGTCGTAAGAATGGATTACGAGGATTGA
- the rpmC gene encoding 50S ribosomal protein L29, translating to MIKPHEVRALSEKEISQRIKDNLEALDKIKFQKAVGGEVKNPVQVRFLKKEIAEMRTILREREIEAKKNAGAVETKKNEGN from the coding sequence ATGATAAAGCCCCATGAAGTCCGTGCGCTGTCCGAGAAGGAAATCTCCCAGCGCATAAAGGATAACCTCGAGGCACTGGACAAGATCAAGTTTCAAAAAGCCGTCGGCGGTGAAGTCAAGAACCCGGTCCAGGTTCGGTTCTTGAAAAAGGAAATTGCCGAGATGAGAACAATTCTGAGGGAACGCGAGATTGAGGCGAAGAAAAATGCCGGCGCGGTCGAGACAAAGAAGAACGAGGGTAACTGA
- the rpsQ gene encoding 30S ribosomal protein S17: protein MEATAEKRNLRKTRIGKVVSNKMQKSIVVSIERLVPHPIYKKYSKRTTKLTAHDEKNEAKIGDIVRIMETRPLSKSKRWRLVEVVEKAK, encoded by the coding sequence ATGGAAGCCACGGCTGAAAAAAGAAATCTGAGAAAGACCAGGATCGGAAAAGTGGTCAGCAACAAGATGCAGAAATCGATCGTTGTGAGTATCGAGAGACTCGTTCCACATCCGATCTATAAGAAGTATTCGAAAAGGACGACAAAGCTGACAGCGCACGACGAGAAGAATGAAGCAAAGATCGGCGACATCGTAAGGATCATGGAAACCCGACCGCTGTCCAAGAGCAAGCGCTGGCGCCTTGTAGAAGTTGTCGAAAAAGCGAAATAA
- the rplN gene encoding 50S ribosomal protein L14, with product MIQEETNLVVADNSGAKKVRCIRVLGGHDRRYAGLGDLIVVAVKQAIPGAEVKKGDVSRAVVVRTKKEYKRSDGTFIRFDENAAVLLNAQGEPRGTRIFGPVARELRDKQFMKIVSLAPEVL from the coding sequence TTGATTCAGGAAGAGACCAATCTCGTTGTTGCTGACAACTCGGGCGCGAAGAAAGTTCGCTGCATAAGAGTGCTCGGTGGACATGACAGGCGTTATGCAGGACTCGGCGACTTGATCGTGGTCGCTGTGAAGCAGGCGATCCCCGGAGCCGAAGTGAAGAAAGGCGACGTGTCGCGAGCGGTCGTCGTCAGGACGAAGAAAGAATACAAGCGGTCCGACGGAACATTCATCCGGTTTGATGAAAATGCCGCGGTACTGTTGAACGCGCAGGGAGAGCCCCGCGGCACCAGAATATTCGGCCCCGTCGCGCGTGAGCTTCGAGATAAACAGTTCATGAAAATTGTTTCACTCGCCCCTGAAGTTCTTTAA
- the rplX gene encoding 50S ribosomal protein L24 — MHVHKNDMVLVISGNSRGKTGKVLRVIPDKQRVLVEGVNVRKKHTRPTAKMPAGGILERELPIHSSTVMVICPKCNNASRLGYATVAGSGGRTQRMRVCKNCNEMF; from the coding sequence ATGCACGTCCATAAAAATGACATGGTATTGGTAATCAGTGGTAACTCGCGCGGGAAGACCGGCAAGGTACTCAGGGTGATCCCCGACAAACAGAGAGTTCTCGTCGAAGGCGTCAACGTGAGAAAGAAGCACACCCGCCCGACTGCCAAGATGCCCGCAGGCGGCATCCTGGAGAGAGAACTTCCGATCCACTCGTCGACCGTGATGGTGATTTGTCCGAAGTGCAACAACGCAAGCCGCCTCGGGTACGCTACCGTCGCGGGATCGGGAGGACGGACGCAGAGAATGAGAGTCTGCAAAAACTGTAACGAAATGTTTTAA
- the rplE gene encoding 50S ribosomal protein L5 — protein MPPRLYEQYKKDLIPSLMKRFGYKNTMQVPKLEKISINCGVGAATQDQKILETVVRELTIISGQKPSIRKSKKAISNFKLRENIPIGCKVTLRKEKMFEFMDRLISLAIPRVRDFRGVPDKSFDGRGNYTLGLKEQIIFPEIDVDKVERIFGMDITFVTTAKTDEEAYELLKGFGMPFRKREASEGAFGSAA, from the coding sequence GTGCCTCCCCGCCTGTACGAACAGTACAAGAAGGACCTGATCCCTTCGCTGATGAAAAGGTTCGGCTATAAAAACACGATGCAGGTTCCGAAGCTGGAGAAGATTTCCATCAACTGCGGCGTCGGGGCGGCGACACAGGATCAGAAAATCCTCGAAACGGTCGTGCGTGAGCTTACGATCATTTCCGGCCAGAAGCCTTCTATCAGGAAATCCAAGAAGGCGATCTCAAACTTCAAGCTGCGCGAGAATATCCCGATCGGTTGCAAGGTGACTCTGCGAAAAGAGAAGATGTTCGAGTTCATGGACCGGTTGATCAGTCTCGCGATTCCCCGGGTGCGCGACTTCAGAGGCGTACCGGACAAGTCGTTCGACGGTCGCGGTAATTACACGCTCGGGTTGAAGGAACAGATTATTTTCCCCGAGATAGATGTAGATAAGGTGGAAAGAATTTTCGGCATGGATATCACTTTCGTGACAACTGCCAAGACCGACGAGGAAGCGTACGAGTTGTTGAAAGGATTTGGAATGCCTTTCAGAAAACGTGAAGCGTCCGAAGGTGCCTTCGGATCGGCTGCCTAA
- a CDS encoding type Z 30S ribosomal protein S14 — translation MARTAMIVKARRAPKYKVRKHNRCQICGRPRAYYRKFGVCRICFRKLALDGLIPGIKKASW, via the coding sequence GTGGCGCGTACAGCAATGATAGTTAAAGCCCGGCGGGCGCCTAAGTACAAAGTAAGGAAACATAATCGCTGCCAGATATGCGGACGTCCGAGAGCGTATTATCGCAAGTTCGGCGTTTGCCGCATCTGTTTCAGAAAGTTGGCCCTGGACGGATTGATTCCGGGCATCAAGAAAGCAAGTTGGTAA
- the rpsH gene encoding 30S ribosomal protein S8, with translation MSMTDPIADFLTQLRNAATARHRRVDVPASNLKKAITRILFEQHYIDKYTELDTTSQGVIRIYLRYFNGKPVLSGLRRVSVPGRRVYAAADEMPRVLNGLGVAIVSTNRGVMTDKDARRLNVGGEVICYIW, from the coding sequence ATGTCTATGACTGACCCAATCGCCGATTTTCTCACACAACTGAGGAATGCGGCAACTGCGCGCCACAGAAGAGTAGATGTGCCGGCGAGCAATTTGAAAAAAGCGATAACGAGAATTCTATTTGAGCAGCATTACATAGACAAGTATACCGAGCTCGATACGACGTCTCAGGGAGTTATTAGAATCTATCTGAGGTATTTCAACGGCAAGCCGGTCCTTTCAGGATTGCGCCGGGTCTCGGTGCCGGGACGCCGCGTGTATGCGGCGGCGGATGAGATGCCCCGCGTGTTGAACGGCCTCGGTGTCGCGATAGTCTCCACCAACCGCGGTGTCATGACAGACAAGGACGCCCGGCGCCTGAATGTCGGCGGCGAAGTAATCTGCTATATCTGGTAA
- the rplF gene encoding 50S ribosomal protein L6: MSRIGKKPVAILKGVTVQVSDGVLKVKGPKGELSAVLHHDISMEIGAEQVQVKVQGGDNFHNALHGLWRSLLNNMVNGVVKGYEKKLEIVGVGYRAEMKGQNVQLVLGFSHPILFKPPQGVKIETPSPTNITISGTDKQLVGQIAAKIRMFRPPEPYKGKGIKYENEYIRRKAGKAAAAAK; the protein is encoded by the coding sequence GTGTCACGCATAGGAAAAAAACCGGTCGCGATTCTGAAAGGAGTCACGGTTCAGGTTTCCGACGGTGTTCTCAAAGTGAAAGGCCCAAAGGGAGAACTTTCAGCCGTCCTTCATCACGACATCTCGATGGAGATCGGCGCGGAACAGGTTCAGGTCAAGGTCCAGGGCGGAGACAATTTCCATAACGCTCTGCACGGACTCTGGAGATCGCTTCTTAACAACATGGTCAACGGAGTCGTAAAAGGCTACGAGAAGAAACTTGAAATTGTCGGCGTAGGCTATCGTGCAGAGATGAAGGGACAAAATGTGCAGCTGGTCCTCGGCTTCTCTCACCCGATCCTTTTCAAACCACCGCAGGGTGTCAAGATCGAGACGCCATCACCGACAAACATCACGATCTCCGGAACCGACAAGCAGCTCGTCGGCCAGATCGCGGCGAAAATAAGAATGTTCCGTCCGCCCGAACCCTATAAAGGCAAGGGTATCAAGTATGAGAATGAATACATCCGCCGTAAGGCCGGAAAAGCTGCAGCAGCGGCAAAGTAA
- the rplR gene encoding 50S ribosomal protein L18 produces the protein MGHLEQKKERHERARRGLRKRLVGTTERPRLIVYRSLKHIYGAIVDDTVGKTLLQVSSLNKEIADQLKAAKGKTAVSKLVGTALAKKALENKIQQVVFDRGGHLYHGRLKAFADGAREGGLKF, from the coding sequence ATGGGACATCTTGAGCAAAAGAAAGAACGGCACGAAAGAGCAAGACGAGGACTCAGGAAAAGACTTGTCGGCACTACTGAGCGGCCGCGGCTGATTGTCTACAGAAGTCTGAAACACATATACGGCGCGATCGTCGACGACACCGTCGGCAAGACACTTCTCCAGGTCTCCAGCCTCAACAAGGAAATTGCGGATCAGCTGAAAGCCGCAAAAGGCAAGACTGCTGTCAGTAAGCTTGTCGGTACCGCGCTGGCAAAGAAAGCGCTCGAGAATAAAATACAGCAGGTTGTGTTCGACCGTGGAGGTCACCTGTACCATGGCCGGCTTAAGGCGTTCGCGGATGGCGCACGCGAAGGCGGACTCAAATTTTAA
- the rpsE gene encoding 30S ribosomal protein S5, translating into MKLKDLKNAERIKPDQTELKEKLVHINRVAKVVKGGRRFSFNAIVVVGDSKGNVGIGLGKANEVNDAISKGVDDAKKNVVHVAILRGTVPHSIVGKFGAAKVLLKPATPGTGVIAGGGVRAVLESAGVQDVLTKSMGSSNPHNVVKATMRALLALNDAHMVSRKRGMQTHELFDTGSGDANPGSETQVPK; encoded by the coding sequence ATGAAACTAAAAGACCTGAAGAACGCAGAGAGAATCAAACCGGACCAGACGGAACTCAAAGAGAAACTGGTCCACATAAACCGAGTCGCAAAGGTTGTTAAGGGCGGACGCAGGTTCAGCTTCAACGCCATCGTCGTTGTCGGCGACAGCAAAGGGAACGTCGGGATCGGACTCGGCAAAGCGAACGAGGTCAACGACGCGATCAGCAAGGGCGTCGATGACGCGAAGAAGAATGTTGTACATGTCGCTATTTTGCGAGGGACCGTTCCGCATTCCATAGTCGGAAAATTCGGAGCGGCAAAGGTTCTCCTGAAACCTGCAACACCGGGCACCGGTGTGATTGCGGGCGGTGGAGTTCGCGCGGTACTGGAATCCGCAGGAGTCCAGGACGTGCTCACAAAATCTATGGGCTCGTCAAATCCTCATAACGTAGTAAAAGCCACGATGCGAGCTCTCCTTGCTCTCAATGATGCGCACATGGTTTCCCGCAAAAGAGGAATGCAGACTCACGAACTTTTCGACACAGGAAGCGGCGACGCCAATCCCGGCAGCGAGACACAGGTGCCGAAATGA
- the rpmD gene encoding 50S ribosomal protein L30, with amino-acid sequence MKSGKKIKITQIASTIDRPEPQKLTIKALGLGKIRRTVVKLDTPQIRGMIAKVQHLVRVDEA; translated from the coding sequence ATGAAATCAGGCAAGAAGATTAAGATCACTCAGATAGCAAGCACGATCGACAGACCCGAGCCTCAGAAGCTGACGATCAAAGCGCTCGGTCTTGGGAAGATCAGGAGAACGGTTGTTAAGCTGGATACGCCTCAGATCAGAGGAATGATCGCGAAAGTTCAACATCTGGTCCGCGTCGACGAGGCATAG
- the rplO gene encoding 50S ribosomal protein L15: MNILGNLKYAPGARKKVKRLGRGVGSGHGKTAGKGHKGQRSRSGDQQRPWFEGGQMPLNRRIPKFGFHSPFRVEFQVVNVSTLGKLAEAGKLTGGVVTPEILYKVGAVSKKLQPVKILGDGALTAKLDVTANAFSASALEKIKAAGGTGKTLES; encoded by the coding sequence ATGAATATTCTTGGTAATCTGAAATATGCCCCCGGGGCGCGAAAGAAAGTAAAGCGTCTCGGACGCGGTGTCGGATCTGGCCACGGTAAAACGGCCGGCAAAGGCCACAAAGGGCAACGTTCGCGTTCGGGCGACCAGCAACGTCCGTGGTTTGAGGGCGGCCAGATGCCGCTCAACCGCCGAATTCCTAAATTTGGCTTCCACAGCCCCTTTCGGGTCGAGTTTCAGGTAGTGAATGTGTCCACTCTTGGAAAGCTCGCTGAAGCGGGCAAGCTGACAGGCGGAGTCGTCACTCCCGAAATTCTTTACAAGGTCGGAGCTGTCTCGAAGAAACTGCAGCCGGTAAAGATTCTCGGCGACGGAGCGTTGACGGCAAAACTTGACGTCACGGCAAATGCGTTCAGTGCCTCGGCACTGGAAAAAATAAAAGCAGCAGGCGGCACAGGAAAAACACTCGAGTCATAA
- the secY gene encoding preprotein translocase subunit SecY produces MSRLTESLRNIFKVEDLRKRILYSAGLLIVVRVGAHITLPGVDASLLAQAVRSQAQNTLFGLYDLFAGGAFQNAAVFALGIMPYISASIVIQLLGAVVPYFQKLQKEGEEGHKKITQLTRYGTVLVSALQGWGVSVRLQSMTAPGSGFPVVPEVVRGLGFTISTVIVLTAGTIFMMWLGEQITEKGVGNGISLIIFIGIIARFPNAVLDEFQVVSSGQRGLIGELVVIALMVAIVAAVVLITQGTRKVPVQYAKRVVGRKVYGGVTQYIPVRVNTAGVMPIIFAQSIMFVPQTILTFFPENDFMQSIAGYFSYTSFVYSFIYALLIVFFTYFYTAIAFNPKDVADNMKKQGGFVPGIRPGQHTSDFIDNILTKVTLPGSIFLAIVAILPAFMSKFGVSATFASFFGGTSLLIIVGVVLDTLQQVESQLVMRHYDGFMKTGKLKSRRYS; encoded by the coding sequence ATGTCGAGATTAACTGAAAGTCTAAGAAATATTTTCAAGGTAGAGGACCTCCGGAAGCGGATCCTCTACAGCGCGGGCTTACTTATTGTGGTGCGCGTGGGAGCGCACATAACTCTGCCGGGAGTCGATGCTTCATTGCTTGCCCAGGCGGTAAGAAGTCAGGCGCAAAATACGCTCTTCGGTCTGTACGACCTGTTCGCGGGCGGTGCTTTCCAGAATGCGGCCGTATTCGCACTCGGAATAATGCCGTACATAAGCGCGTCGATCGTCATCCAGCTGCTCGGAGCAGTTGTCCCGTATTTCCAGAAGCTCCAGAAGGAAGGCGAAGAGGGACACAAGAAGATAACCCAGCTCACACGTTATGGTACAGTTCTCGTGAGCGCCCTGCAGGGTTGGGGAGTGAGCGTGAGGCTTCAGAGCATGACCGCTCCAGGAAGCGGATTCCCTGTTGTGCCGGAAGTTGTCCGCGGCCTCGGCTTCACGATCTCTACGGTCATCGTTCTTACCGCGGGGACGATCTTCATGATGTGGCTCGGCGAACAGATTACCGAGAAGGGTGTCGGAAACGGGATCTCTCTCATCATTTTCATCGGCATCATCGCGAGATTCCCTAACGCGGTGCTTGACGAGTTCCAGGTCGTCAGTTCAGGCCAGAGAGGACTCATCGGCGAACTTGTGGTGATCGCTCTCATGGTTGCAATTGTCGCCGCAGTGGTTCTTATAACGCAAGGCACGAGAAAAGTACCGGTCCAGTACGCAAAGCGTGTCGTCGGGCGAAAAGTGTACGGCGGAGTCACTCAGTATATCCCGGTCCGGGTCAATACCGCCGGAGTTATGCCGATCATCTTTGCCCAGTCGATAATGTTCGTGCCCCAGACGATATTGACATTTTTTCCGGAGAATGACTTCATGCAGAGCATAGCCGGATATTTTTCCTATACGTCGTTTGTTTATTCTTTCATATACGCACTGCTGATAGTCTTCTTCACTTACTTCTATACTGCGATCGCTTTCAATCCGAAAGATGTTGCGGACAATATGAAGAAGCAGGGCGGGTTTGTTCCGGGGATCAGACCGGGACAGCACACATCCGATTTCATCGACAACATTCTCACGAAGGTGACGTTGCCGGGTTCCATATTCCTCGCTATCGTCGCGATATTGCCGGCATTCATGTCGAAATTCGGAGTCAGCGCGACATTTGCTTCTTTCTTCGGAGGAACGAGCTTGTTGATTATTGTTGGAGTGGTGCTCGACACGCTTCAGCAGGTTGAATCACAATTGGTGATGAGGCATTACGACGGTTTCATGAAGACAGGAAAACTGAAGAGCCGTCGCTATTCCTGA
- the map gene encoding type I methionyl aminopeptidase encodes MITVKTAREIDLMREVGKVVGGILDTVEKYVKPGVTTKELDQIAEDFVLSQGAKPAFKGYGFDRRNLFPATICLSIDDQVVHGIPGPRKLEEGQLLSVDVGAIKAGYYGDAAKTFAVGEVSDKKKKLMEVTRKALFIGIENAISGNHVEDISEAVQEYVESNGFSVVRDLVGHGIGTKLHEDPPVPNFGKKGKGPLLRNGMTLAIEPMVNAGSYKVYTARDGWTVFTSDGEPSAHFEHTVVINDGKPEILTSSNG; translated from the coding sequence ATGATAACAGTTAAGACTGCCCGCGAGATCGATCTGATGCGCGAGGTAGGGAAAGTGGTCGGAGGCATCCTGGACACCGTCGAGAAATACGTGAAGCCGGGAGTGACCACGAAGGAGTTAGATCAGATCGCAGAAGATTTTGTTCTTTCACAAGGTGCAAAGCCCGCGTTCAAGGGATATGGTTTCGACAGGAGAAACTTGTTTCCCGCGACGATTTGTCTTTCGATCGACGACCAGGTGGTGCATGGTATCCCCGGTCCGCGAAAACTCGAAGAGGGTCAGCTTCTTTCCGTTGATGTCGGCGCGATAAAAGCAGGTTACTATGGCGATGCCGCGAAGACATTTGCGGTCGGTGAGGTCTCTGACAAGAAGAAGAAGTTGATGGAAGTTACCAGGAAAGCTCTTTTCATCGGAATCGAAAATGCAATTTCCGGCAACCATGTCGAAGATATTTCGGAGGCGGTCCAGGAATATGTAGAGAGCAACGGATTTTCAGTTGTCCGGGATCTCGTCGGTCACGGAATCGGGACGAAGCTCCATGAGGATCCCCCGGTTCCGAATTTCGGAAAGAAGGGAAAGGGACCTCTTCTGCGAAACGGGATGACACTGGCAATCGAACCGATGGTAAACGCGGGATCATATAAAGTTTATACAGCGAGAGATGGATGGACCGTCTTTACATCCGACGGCGAGCCGTCCGCTCATTTTGAGCACACTGTAGTCATCAACGATGGTAAACCAGAAATATTGACATCATCAAATGGCTAA
- the infA gene encoding translation initiation factor IF-1 has translation MAKQGQIKVDGTITETLPNATFRVKLENGHEIFAHISGKMRMNFIKILVGDKVTVELSPYDLSKGRIVYRYK, from the coding sequence ATGGCTAAACAGGGACAAATCAAGGTCGACGGTACGATTACGGAGACCTTACCTAACGCGACGTTTCGCGTCAAGCTCGAAAACGGGCACGAAATATTCGCACACATATCAGGAAAAATGAGAATGAATTTTATCAAGATTCTCGTCGGCGATAAGGTCACGGTGGAGCTTTCACCGTACGATCTTAGCAAAGGGAGAATCGTTTATCGGTACAAGTGA
- the rpmJ gene encoding 50S ribosomal protein L36 yields MKVRASVKKLCDNCKIIKRKGVVRVICKKNPKHKQRQG; encoded by the coding sequence ATGAAAGTAAGAGCATCAGTAAAGAAACTCTGCGACAACTGCAAGATCATAAAGCGCAAAGGTGTCGTGAGAGTTATCTGCAAGAAGAACCCTAAACACAAACAGCGCCAGGGTTAA
- the rpsM gene encoding 30S ribosomal protein S13, whose translation MARIAGVDLPKNKRAEYGLTYIFGIGHASALEILDKAGVEPGKHVGELGDDEVARIRQVITTEYKVEGALRSETQMNIKRLMDIGSYRGLRHRKGLPVRGQRTRTNSRTRKGKRRTVAGRKKAIAKK comes from the coding sequence TTGGCAAGAATAGCAGGAGTCGATCTGCCTAAAAACAAACGTGCAGAGTACGGACTGACGTACATTTTCGGAATCGGTCACGCCTCCGCGCTCGAGATCCTCGACAAAGCAGGAGTAGAACCGGGGAAACATGTCGGCGAACTTGGTGATGACGAAGTTGCAAGGATCCGCCAGGTCATCACGACAGAATACAAAGTCGAGGGCGCACTCCGCAGTGAGACGCAGATGAATATAAAGCGGCTGATGGACATCGGGAGTTACCGCGGCCTCAGACATCGCAAAGGATTGCCGGTTCGCGGTCAGAGGACCAGGACGAACTCCCGTACGCGCAAAGGCAAGAGACGAACGGTCGCAGGTAGAAAGAAAGCGATCGCGAAGAAGTAA